A window of the Glaciimonas sp. CA11.2 genome harbors these coding sequences:
- a CDS encoding DUF2796 domain-containing protein produces the protein MKHIFSSVAISALLCLALSPAIAHEAHVHGVGKLDVAIDGAQITLHLDTPLINLLGFEHAAKNTKDRAAAQKMALQLRNASKIFVTTPAAECRPISVKLASNAIDPILLGESPTPATKINATAKAAVHADLDADIVLQCENPHLLKTIDVNLFAKFKGFQKIDVQMVTQKNQLAATLRPSATLLSWE, from the coding sequence ATGAAGCACATATTTTCTAGCGTCGCCATTAGCGCCCTGCTCTGCTTGGCACTCTCACCTGCAATCGCGCACGAAGCACACGTCCATGGCGTCGGCAAACTGGATGTGGCAATTGATGGCGCACAAATTACGCTCCATCTGGACACACCATTAATCAATCTGCTCGGATTCGAGCACGCCGCAAAAAATACCAAAGATCGCGCGGCGGCCCAAAAAATGGCGCTTCAACTTCGCAACGCCAGCAAAATATTCGTGACAACGCCTGCCGCAGAATGTCGCCCTATATCGGTCAAACTGGCATCCAATGCGATCGATCCGATACTCCTTGGCGAGTCGCCAACGCCTGCGACCAAGATCAACGCCACCGCAAAAGCAGCGGTACATGCTGACCTTGATGCCGATATCGTTTTACAGTGTGAAAATCCTCATCTTTTAAAAACTATTGACGTTAACTTATTTGCAAAATTCAAAGGCTTTCAGAAAATTGATGTGCAAATGGTGACGCAAAAAAACCAGCTAGCCGCCACGCTACGACCATCGGCCACACTTCTGTCCTGGGAATAA
- a CDS encoding LysR family transcriptional regulator, translated as MSHSLESLFMFVEAATLGSFSAAARKLNKQQSTVSEAIANLEIDFGLLLFDRTTRRPTLTEHGKAMLIHAQQVLDANDRLSRSAHRLADGLEPTLTLVLSDMYQSNRFESILTEFEQRYPELELECMIAEHTDVVALVQEGRAQLGLVGAQPDYPPDVGFESMSERSEIGLYVSKRHPLATATPVTTEMLHNARELRLNTYLNDIIERRRGLCWSASSYLLLLEMTELGFGWAELPRWLAQRFAADGLLELQVRGWPKSVQVDAVWSRRHGLGQAGGWLLASLLAP; from the coding sequence ATGTCACATTCTCTTGAATCTTTATTCATGTTTGTCGAAGCGGCAACGTTAGGATCGTTCTCCGCTGCTGCGCGCAAATTGAACAAACAACAGTCAACCGTCAGCGAGGCCATCGCCAATCTCGAAATTGATTTTGGCCTACTATTGTTTGACCGCACTACGCGGCGGCCTACTTTGACTGAACATGGCAAAGCGATGTTAATCCACGCACAACAAGTGCTGGACGCCAATGATCGTCTGTCCCGTTCAGCCCATCGACTGGCTGATGGCTTGGAACCGACGCTTACATTAGTGTTATCAGATATGTATCAATCGAATCGCTTCGAATCGATCCTGACCGAATTTGAACAGCGTTACCCTGAGTTGGAACTTGAATGCATGATTGCCGAACATACCGACGTTGTCGCCCTGGTACAAGAAGGCCGCGCGCAGCTTGGTTTGGTCGGCGCGCAGCCAGACTATCCACCCGACGTGGGATTCGAATCCATGTCTGAACGTTCAGAGATTGGGTTGTATGTCAGCAAGCGTCACCCTCTCGCAACTGCTACGCCTGTCACCACGGAAATGCTGCACAACGCCCGTGAACTCCGGCTCAACACTTACCTTAATGACATCATCGAGCGCCGCCGTGGCCTTTGCTGGTCGGCTTCCAGCTACTTATTACTGCTTGAGATGACGGAACTGGGCTTCGGTTGGGCCGAGCTTCCACGATGGTTGGCACAACGCTTCGCCGCCGATGGCTTACTGGAACTACAAGTACGCGGATGGCCAAAATCGGTTCAGGTTGACGCAGTCTGGTCTAGAAGACATGGATTGGGCCAAGCTGGCGGTTGGTTATTGGCGTCTTTGCTGGCCCCTTAG